One stretch of Callospermophilus lateralis isolate mCalLat2 chromosome 11, mCalLat2.hap1, whole genome shotgun sequence DNA includes these proteins:
- the Cdk5rap3 gene encoding CDK5 regulatory subunit-associated protein 3 isoform X1, which translates to MQDHQHLPIDIQTSKLLDWLVDRRHCNLKWQSLVLTIREKINAAIQDMPESEEIAQLLSGSYIHYFHCLRIVDLLKGTEASTKNIFGRYSSQRMKDWQEIVALYEKDNTYLVELSSLLVRNVNYEIPSLKKQIAKCQQLQQEYSRKEEEGQAGAAEMREQFYHSCKQYGITGDNVRRELLALVKDLPSQLTEIGAGAQSLGEAIDLYQACVEFVCESPTEQVLPMLRYVQKRGNSTVYEWRTGTEPSVVERPRLEEPPEQLEEDAIDWGDFGMETVSNAGISAEASGIDWGISLESESKDAGVEGIDWGDDATALQITVLEAGTQAPEGVARGPDALTLLEYPETRNQFIDELMELEIFLSQRAVEMSEEADILSVSQFQLAPAILQGQTKEKMVTMVSTLQDLIGRLTSLQMQHLFMILASPRYVDRVTAFLQQKLKQSQLLALKKELMVQKQQEALQEQAALEPKLDLLLEKTKELQKLIEADISKRYSGRPVNLMGTSV; encoded by the exons ACTGGCTGGTGGACAGAAGGCACTGCAACCTGAAATGGCAGAGTCTCGTGTTGACGATTCGAGAGAAGATCAATGCTGCCATCCAGGACATGCCAGAGAGCGAAGAGATCGCCCAGCTGCTCTCTGGGTCCT ACATTCACTATTTCCACTGCCTGAGAATTGTGGACCTTCTCAAAGGCACTGAGGCTTCCACAAAAAACATTTTTGGCCGGTACTCTTCACAGCGGATGAAG GATTGGCAAGAAATCGTAGCCCTGTATGAGAAGGACAATACCTACTTAG TGGAACTTTCTAGCCTCCTGGTTCGGAATGTCAACTACGAGATCCCCTCGCTGAAGAAGCAGATTGCTAAGTGCCAGCAGTTGCAACAAGAATACAGCCGCAAAGAGGAGGAGGGCCAGGCGGGGGCTGCTGAGATGCGTGAGCAGTTCTATCATTCCTGCAAACAGTATGGCATCACG GGAGACAATGTCCGAAGAGAATTGCTGGCCCTGGTGAAGGACCTGCCAAGTCAGCTGACTGAGATTGGGGCAGGGGCTCAGTCCCTGGGGGAAGCCATCGACCTGTACCAGGCTTGTGTAGAGTTTGTGTGTGAAAG CCCCAcagagcaggtgttgccgatgCTGCGGTACGTACAGAAACGGGGAAACTCAACTGTGTATGAATGGAGGACGGGAACAGAGCCGTCTGTGGTAGAGCGGCCACGCCTGGAGGAGCCTCCTGAGCAATTGGAAGAAGATGCG ATTGACTGGGGCGACTTTGGGATGGAGACAGTTTCCAATGCAGGCATCTCTGCTGAAGCCTCTGGAATTGACTGGGGCATCTCCCTGGAATCTGAGTCAAAG GATGCTGGAGTTGAGGGGATAGACTGGGGAGACGATGCTACTGCTTTGCAGATCACAGTGCTTGAAGCAGGAACCCAGG CTCCAGAAGGTGTTGCTAGAGGCCCAGATGCTCTGACACTTCTTGAATACCCTGAGACCCGGAATCAGTTCATTGATGAGCTCATGGAG CTCGAGATCTTCTTGTCCCAGAGAGCAGTGGAGATGAGTGAGGAGGCCGACATCCTGTCCGTGAGCCAGTTTCAGTTGGCTCCCGCCATTCTACAGGGCCAGACCAAAGAAAAGATGGTCACCATGGTGTCCACACTGCAGGATCTGATTGGTCGGCTCACCAGTCTTCAAATGCAACACCTGTTTATGATTCTGGCCTCACCAAG GTATGTGGACCGAGTGACAGCATTCCTCCAGCAAAAACTAAAACAGTCCCAGCTGCTGGCTTTGAAGAAAGAGCTGATGGTGCAGAAGCAGCAGGAGGCACTTCAGGAGCAGGCAGCGCTGGAGCCCAAGCTGGACCTGCTGTTGGAGAAGACCAAGGAGCTGCAGAAGCTG ATTGAAGCTGACATCTCCAAGAGGTACAGCGGGCGCCCTGTGAACCTGATGGGAACCTCTGTTTGA
- the Cdk5rap3 gene encoding CDK5 regulatory subunit-associated protein 3 isoform X2, protein MQDHQHLPIDIQTSKLLDWLVDRRHCNLKWQSLVLTIREKINAAIQDMPESEEIAQLLSGSYIHYFHCLRIVDLLKGTEASTKNIFGRYSSQRMKDWQEIVALYEKDNTYLVELSSLLVRNVNYEIPSLKKQIAKCQQLQQEYSRKEEEGQAGAAEMREQFYHSCKQYGITGDNVRRELLALVKDLPSQLTEIGAGAQSLGEAIDLYQACVEFVCESPTEQVLPMLRYVQKRGNSTVYEWRTGTEPSVVERPRLEEPPEQLEEDAIDWGDFGMETVSNAGISAEASGIDWGISLESESKDAGVEGIDWGDDATALQITVLEAGTQAPEGVARGPDALTLLEYPETRNQFIDELMELEIFLSQRAVEMSEEADILSVSQFQLAPAILQGQTKEKMVTMVSTLQDLIGRLTSLQMQHLFMILASPRYVDRVTAFLQQKLKQSQLLALKKELMVQKQQEALQEQAALEPKLDLLLEKTKELQKLPQVEVGLPGLML, encoded by the exons ACTGGCTGGTGGACAGAAGGCACTGCAACCTGAAATGGCAGAGTCTCGTGTTGACGATTCGAGAGAAGATCAATGCTGCCATCCAGGACATGCCAGAGAGCGAAGAGATCGCCCAGCTGCTCTCTGGGTCCT ACATTCACTATTTCCACTGCCTGAGAATTGTGGACCTTCTCAAAGGCACTGAGGCTTCCACAAAAAACATTTTTGGCCGGTACTCTTCACAGCGGATGAAG GATTGGCAAGAAATCGTAGCCCTGTATGAGAAGGACAATACCTACTTAG TGGAACTTTCTAGCCTCCTGGTTCGGAATGTCAACTACGAGATCCCCTCGCTGAAGAAGCAGATTGCTAAGTGCCAGCAGTTGCAACAAGAATACAGCCGCAAAGAGGAGGAGGGCCAGGCGGGGGCTGCTGAGATGCGTGAGCAGTTCTATCATTCCTGCAAACAGTATGGCATCACG GGAGACAATGTCCGAAGAGAATTGCTGGCCCTGGTGAAGGACCTGCCAAGTCAGCTGACTGAGATTGGGGCAGGGGCTCAGTCCCTGGGGGAAGCCATCGACCTGTACCAGGCTTGTGTAGAGTTTGTGTGTGAAAG CCCCAcagagcaggtgttgccgatgCTGCGGTACGTACAGAAACGGGGAAACTCAACTGTGTATGAATGGAGGACGGGAACAGAGCCGTCTGTGGTAGAGCGGCCACGCCTGGAGGAGCCTCCTGAGCAATTGGAAGAAGATGCG ATTGACTGGGGCGACTTTGGGATGGAGACAGTTTCCAATGCAGGCATCTCTGCTGAAGCCTCTGGAATTGACTGGGGCATCTCCCTGGAATCTGAGTCAAAG GATGCTGGAGTTGAGGGGATAGACTGGGGAGACGATGCTACTGCTTTGCAGATCACAGTGCTTGAAGCAGGAACCCAGG CTCCAGAAGGTGTTGCTAGAGGCCCAGATGCTCTGACACTTCTTGAATACCCTGAGACCCGGAATCAGTTCATTGATGAGCTCATGGAG CTCGAGATCTTCTTGTCCCAGAGAGCAGTGGAGATGAGTGAGGAGGCCGACATCCTGTCCGTGAGCCAGTTTCAGTTGGCTCCCGCCATTCTACAGGGCCAGACCAAAGAAAAGATGGTCACCATGGTGTCCACACTGCAGGATCTGATTGGTCGGCTCACCAGTCTTCAAATGCAACACCTGTTTATGATTCTGGCCTCACCAAG GTATGTGGACCGAGTGACAGCATTCCTCCAGCAAAAACTAAAACAGTCCCAGCTGCTGGCTTTGAAGAAAGAGCTGATGGTGCAGAAGCAGCAGGAGGCACTTCAGGAGCAGGCAGCGCTGGAGCCCAAGCTGGACCTGCTGTTGGAGAAGACCAAGGAGCTGCAGAAGCTG CCTCAGGTGGAGGTGGGACTGCCAGGGCTGATGTTGTGA
- the Cdk5rap3 gene encoding CDK5 regulatory subunit-associated protein 3 isoform X3 gives MPESEEIAQLLSGSYIHYFHCLRIVDLLKGTEASTKNIFGRYSSQRMKDWQEIVALYEKDNTYLVELSSLLVRNVNYEIPSLKKQIAKCQQLQQEYSRKEEEGQAGAAEMREQFYHSCKQYGITGDNVRRELLALVKDLPSQLTEIGAGAQSLGEAIDLYQACVEFVCESPTEQVLPMLRYVQKRGNSTVYEWRTGTEPSVVERPRLEEPPEQLEEDAIDWGDFGMETVSNAGISAEASGIDWGISLESESKDAGVEGIDWGDDATALQITVLEAGTQAPEGVARGPDALTLLEYPETRNQFIDELMELEIFLSQRAVEMSEEADILSVSQFQLAPAILQGQTKEKMVTMVSTLQDLIGRLTSLQMQHLFMILASPRYVDRVTAFLQQKLKQSQLLALKKELMVQKQQEALQEQAALEPKLDLLLEKTKELQKLIEADISKRYSGRPVNLMGTSV, from the exons ATGCCAGAGAGCGAAGAGATCGCCCAGCTGCTCTCTGGGTCCT ACATTCACTATTTCCACTGCCTGAGAATTGTGGACCTTCTCAAAGGCACTGAGGCTTCCACAAAAAACATTTTTGGCCGGTACTCTTCACAGCGGATGAAG GATTGGCAAGAAATCGTAGCCCTGTATGAGAAGGACAATACCTACTTAG TGGAACTTTCTAGCCTCCTGGTTCGGAATGTCAACTACGAGATCCCCTCGCTGAAGAAGCAGATTGCTAAGTGCCAGCAGTTGCAACAAGAATACAGCCGCAAAGAGGAGGAGGGCCAGGCGGGGGCTGCTGAGATGCGTGAGCAGTTCTATCATTCCTGCAAACAGTATGGCATCACG GGAGACAATGTCCGAAGAGAATTGCTGGCCCTGGTGAAGGACCTGCCAAGTCAGCTGACTGAGATTGGGGCAGGGGCTCAGTCCCTGGGGGAAGCCATCGACCTGTACCAGGCTTGTGTAGAGTTTGTGTGTGAAAG CCCCAcagagcaggtgttgccgatgCTGCGGTACGTACAGAAACGGGGAAACTCAACTGTGTATGAATGGAGGACGGGAACAGAGCCGTCTGTGGTAGAGCGGCCACGCCTGGAGGAGCCTCCTGAGCAATTGGAAGAAGATGCG ATTGACTGGGGCGACTTTGGGATGGAGACAGTTTCCAATGCAGGCATCTCTGCTGAAGCCTCTGGAATTGACTGGGGCATCTCCCTGGAATCTGAGTCAAAG GATGCTGGAGTTGAGGGGATAGACTGGGGAGACGATGCTACTGCTTTGCAGATCACAGTGCTTGAAGCAGGAACCCAGG CTCCAGAAGGTGTTGCTAGAGGCCCAGATGCTCTGACACTTCTTGAATACCCTGAGACCCGGAATCAGTTCATTGATGAGCTCATGGAG CTCGAGATCTTCTTGTCCCAGAGAGCAGTGGAGATGAGTGAGGAGGCCGACATCCTGTCCGTGAGCCAGTTTCAGTTGGCTCCCGCCATTCTACAGGGCCAGACCAAAGAAAAGATGGTCACCATGGTGTCCACACTGCAGGATCTGATTGGTCGGCTCACCAGTCTTCAAATGCAACACCTGTTTATGATTCTGGCCTCACCAAG GTATGTGGACCGAGTGACAGCATTCCTCCAGCAAAAACTAAAACAGTCCCAGCTGCTGGCTTTGAAGAAAGAGCTGATGGTGCAGAAGCAGCAGGAGGCACTTCAGGAGCAGGCAGCGCTGGAGCCCAAGCTGGACCTGCTGTTGGAGAAGACCAAGGAGCTGCAGAAGCTG ATTGAAGCTGACATCTCCAAGAGGTACAGCGGGCGCCCTGTGAACCTGATGGGAACCTCTGTTTGA